The following are from one region of the Muntiacus reevesi chromosome 3, mMunRee1.1, whole genome shotgun sequence genome:
- the ADAT2 gene encoding tRNA-specific adenosine deaminase 2, which produces MEAKAGSTAANDGAYSASAEETAKWMEQAMQMAKDALDNTEVPVGCLMVYNNEVVGKGRNEVNQTKNATRHAEMVAIDQALDWCRRRGKSPSDVFEHTVLYVTVEPCIMCAAALRLMRIPLVVYGCQNERFGGCGSVLDIASADLPSTGKPFQCTPGYRAEEAVEMLKTFYKQENPNAPKSKVRKKECHKS; this is translated from the exons ATGGAGGCGAAGGCGGGGTCCACGGCGGCTAACGATGGCGCGTACTCGGCGTCTGCGGAGGAGACCGCAAAGTGGATGGAGCAGGCGATGCAGATG GCCAAAGACGCCCTAGACAATACTGAAGTTCCTGTTGGCTGCCTTATGGTCTACAACAATGAAGTTGTGGGGAAGGGGAGAAATGAAGTTAATCAAACCAAAAAT GCGACTCGACACGCCGAAATGGTGGCCATTGATCAGGCCCTAGACTGGTGCCGTCGACGCGGCAAGAGTCCCTCTGACGTGTTTGAACACACGGTGCTGTACGTCACCGTGGAGCCGTGTATCATGTGCGCGGCTGCTCTCCGCCTGATGA GAATCCCGCTGGTTGTCTATGGCTGCCAGAATGAAAGATTTGGTGGTTGTGGCTCTGTTCTGGATATTGCCTCTGCTGATCTACCGAGTACTGGGAAACCATTTCAG TGCACCCCTGGATATCGGGCTGAGGAGGCGGTGGAGATGTTAAAGACcttctacaaacaagaaaatcCAAATG cACCAAAATCAAAGGTTCGAAAAAAGGAATGTCACAAATCCTGA